GATAATCATTAATTCAATTTCACGCATCACTTCCTCCGCTCCGATTCTCTCCATATGCCCATCCGGGGAGAAGAGAACTCGCACCCGGCTGCCGAGCGGCCTAAAGACCACAGGATCGGAAGGCCCGAAAAGCACCACTGACGGCGTCCCGGCGAGCGCGGCCAGGTGGCTGACCCCCGAATCATTTCCCAAATATAATGAAGCGCCGGCCAAAACGTGAAAGGCATTTTGAATGGTTTCAGGCAGAGCTTTCGTATACTGTGCGGGGATTCGGTCTTGCAGTCCACGCTCAATTTCAGCCGGGCCGAGAATGAAGACCACCCTTTTCGGGTCAGGCCAGAGGCAGGCTATTTCAATAAAACGTTCCAGAGGCCACATTTTTGAGACACCGCCGCTGCCGGGATGGATCACAAGGATCGTACCATCTCTCAGGGCAGAAATAGTTTGAGACAGGGGAGGGAGACCTGGCGAAAAATCAGGGGGCGTTTCGAGAATAGAAAGAAGATGTTCTGTTATATGATTCCTGAATCCCTGCGGCGGACGCGGGTCCAATATCCGGCATGCCATCGCCCCCGTTTCCAGCACAGTCTGGCGGAGGGTGTCCGTATTCCCCGCGGTAAAGAAATACACCCGGTCGAACTCCGAAAAGTAATCGCAGAGAAATCCGGTTGCCCCGCTTCCGGAAAAAAGTGCTGAGAATCCTGCTTCATCCACCGAGCGGAACCCGGAAAACTCCCCGGTCAACCGTGATACCGCGAGCATGGTGGCGTTCCCGAGAACATGGAGCCTGGCTTCCGGATACAGTCTTTTGATATATGAGCCGACCGGGAGGGTAAGGATACAGTCCCCGAGCCCTCCCGTGCGGATGAGAAGAATATTCACTGTATTTCCAGATAATCCTTTTCCGGCAGCTTCGGGAACGCCGCATGAGGCTCCGACTGGTACCAGAATGCGGTGGATGCGATGTCATCCTGCAGGGGCAGGTAGCGTCCGCCTGAGCTCCAACCAAGAGCCTGGATGGTGACCTTCAGGTCTTTGTCGAACCGGACGGGGTCCATGATGTGCCAGCGGTAGAGGCTGAACCGCTGCTGAGAGCTGTAGAGGCCGTCGGGCCGGATAACCTGCACCAGTCCGGTGTAGGGTGTAGAAAATTCCTGGTATTTGCCCCCATTATCGAAATTATAAGAGCCGCAGAAATAATCCTCCGTGCCGGTGCCGC
This genomic interval from Candidatus Latescibacter sp. contains the following:
- a CDS encoding glycosyltransferase family 9 protein; translation: MNILLIRTGGLGDCILTLPVGSYIKRLYPEARLHVLGNATMLAVSRLTGEFSGFRSVDEAGFSALFSGSGATGFLCDYFSEFDRVYFFTAGNTDTLRQTVLETGAMACRILDPRPPQGFRNHITEHLLSILETPPDFSPGLPPLSQTISALRDGTILVIHPGSGGVSKMWPLERFIEIACLWPDPKRVVFILGPAEIERGLQDRIPAQYTKALPETIQNAFHVLAGASLYLGNDSGVSHLAALAGTPSVVLFGPSDPVVFRPLGSRVRVLFSPDGHMERIGAEEVMREIELMIILRRDAKKEKLDRINMINKILKNNTIIL